Part of the Arthrobacter gengyunqii genome is shown below.
CGGTGCCATGATCCGGGAACGCTGGCCGCGGCTGGTGGACCTTTCCCGGCGGCTCGCGGACATGGACGCCGCCGGCATCGACGTGCAGCTGGTTTCGCCGTCGCCGTCGCACTACTACTACTTCGCGGAGCCGGACGTCGGAGCGGAGATCGCCCGCCGGGCCAACACCGCGATGATGGAGCTGGTGGAATCGGCGCCGGACCGCCTGGCCGGACTGGGGCTGGTTCCGCTGCAGCACCCGGACCTCATGGTGGCCGCACTGGAGCATGCGGTGCAGGAGTGCGGCCTGTACGGGGTGGAAATCGGTTCCTATGCCCCCGGCCGGGACCGCATCGCCGGCCAGGGGCCGAACGAGGGGACCGTGGAACTGTCCGACGTCCGGCTTGAACCGTTCTGGGCGCGCGCCGAAGAATTGGGTGCGATCATCTTCCTGCACCCCTTCGGCTGTTCCCTGGATGAACGGCTGGACCGGTTCTACCTCGCCAACACGGTGTCGCAGCCGGCAGAGAACGCAGTCGCCCTGTCCCACCTGATCTTCGCCGGGGTGCTGGACCGCTACCCCGGCCTGCGATTGATTGCGGCGCACGGCGGCGGCTACCTTCCCACCACGCTGGGACGGTCCGACCATGCCTGGCGGGTCCGCCCGGAGGCGCGCGGGTCCGCCGAACCTCCGTCGTCCTACATGAAGCGGATGTGGTTCGATTCGCTCACCCACAGCCCGGCTGAACTGCGTGCCCTGGTCGCGGCGGCCGGAGCCGACCGGATCCTGATGGGCTCCGACTATCCGTTCGACATGGGGTCCGAAGACCCCACGGGCGAAGTGCGCGCCGCCGGTCTTTCACCGGAGGACGAACAGGGGATCCTCACCGAAAATGCTGCAGCGCTCGGAATCCGCCCCGGACACGCAGCACATTCCAAGGCCATGAGCGGGGAAGGAACCGGAGACGATGGTTAAGATTGCACGCTGGACAAACGGCGGGGAGGTCCACTCCGGCTTTATCCAGGAGGACCTGGCCTACCGGCTGCCGGCCGGACAGACCACCAACCACCTGTTGGACGCCGGGCTGGAAGAAACCCTGCAGATCGCGGAACGAACCATCGAAGGAGCAGGGGAGTCGGGTGCGGGTGCTCCCAGCCCATTGTCCGACGTCGTACTCCTGGCCCCGCTGGTTCCCGCCTCCATGCGCGACTTTGTCGCCTTTGAAGAACACGTGGAAGGCATCCGGAAGACTATCGAGGGCGCCGGCGGCGTGATGGAGGAGTGGTACGAAGCTCCCACGTTCTATTTCACCAACCCGCACACGATCCGTGCCACGGGTGAGGAAATCGGCATTCCGGCAGGCTGCAGCCAGTTGGACTTCGAGACGGAGGTCGCGGCCGTGATCGGCAGGGTCCCCGGGAGCAGCGGCGCCAACCTGAGCGCGGAGGAAGCGCACCGGCACATCTTTGGTTACACCGTTTTTAACGACTGGTCCGCCCGGGACCTGCAGCGCCGTGAGATGAAAGTCAGCCTGGGTCCGTGCAAGGGGAAGGACTTCGCCGGCACTCTTGGTCCATGGATTGTGACTGCTGACGAATTTGCCGCCAAGCATGATCCCGAAGGTTTCCTGGGCCTGGCGATGAGCGTTGACGTCAACGGGGAACGGGTGGGGGAGGACCTGCTGTCCAACATGGGCTGGCCGTTCGCCGAGCTGGTGGCCTACGCCTCCCAGGACTCCCGGGTGCTGCCCGGTGACGTGTTGGGCTCCGGGACCTGCGGCAGCGGGTGCCTTGCCGAACTGTGGGGCCGCCACGGATCGGTGACGCCGCCTCCCCTGCAGACGGGGGACACCGTCAGCATGACGGTCGAGGGCATCGGCACCATCACCAACACCATCGGCCTCCGCCGCGAGGCTCAGACCTTGGTGCGTGCCCGGCCGCGGCCGCGGTTGCCCCGGGCCCATGACGGTGCCGGGATCGCGGGGGCCGCGGGAATTGCTGGAGTGGCCGGGGGCTGAAACCCCGTGCGGGAGGGGAGCGAACCCCGTGCGGCGGCGGACGCCGCAGTGTTTCTGCTGCGGGACGGTGCAGCGGGGGTCAGCCTCGCTGCACCGCTGGCCGTGCGTCCCCCATGACGGCCACTCGTGTGGCTTCGCCCCCCGCCAAATTCCCGTGCAGCTGCGCGCAGGCACGTTGGACTACGGACCGGAGCCAGCGGCTCGCGGGGTCCTCTGAGCGGGTGGTGTGCCAGAACATCGCCTCGACCAGCATGGGTTCGGCTTCCACCGGAAACTCGATAATGGAAATACCCGCACCCCGTTGAGCCCTCTGGGCCAGCATTTTGGGAACCAGCGCCACCAGATCCGTACCTTCAACGAGAAGCGGGAGAGCCAGCAGCCCGGACACGCTGGCCGCAACCTTGCGTTCAATCCCCAGCGATTCCCAGAAGAGGTCTGCCGGGGTTTTGATTGATTCGCCGAAGGAACCCACCGCATGGTGGAGGCTGCCCAGATCCTCGGCACGGATCAGGTCCCCGGCCAGGACGGGGTTCCCGGAATCCACCACTGCTACGAAGCTGTCCCGGAAGACGGGCTTGCTTTCGCCGGGCAGCGCATACCCGGCCGGACCTACGATCAGGTCGCAGCGGGTGAAATCTGCCTGGTGAAACGGCATCATCGACGTGGGAACAAAGTTCACGCTGACGCCGGGCGCCTCCACCTGCAGGATCCGGCGCAGCGGTTCCACTGCCATGGTCGTTGCATAGTCCGACGCGGCGATGGCAAATTCACGGTCGCTGGTGAGCGGATCAAACCTGCTGCGGATTCCGGTGACGCGGTCCAGGTTCTGGATCGCGTCATCCACCAGCGGGACCAATTCCTGGGCCAGCGGCGTGAGCTCGAACTGCCGTCCTGCCCGTACGAGCAGCTCGTCGTCAAAATAGCGGCGCAGCCGGGCGAGGGCGGCGCTCGTTGCCGGCTGGCTCAGCTGCAGATGGTCCGCCGTCCGTGAGACATTCCGCAGCCGAAGAAGCGTCTGAAGCGTTGGCAGCAAATTCAGATCGATGGACTTCATGCGTGCCAGCTTAGGCGGGAGGCCAAATGTTCCTGCTCCGGAGCGGTCACTCCGCGGGTCGCAGCCATGCCTGCCCCTACGTCGTCTGGCCGGAGCGGCGGCGGCCCAGATAGCTGGAGAGCCCGACGGCGACGAGCAGCGCCACGCCGTTGAAGACCTGGTCCACCCAGTTTGCGGCGCCGCTCAGCGTCAGGCCACTGACGCTGACCGCCACAAACAAGACTCCAAAAACGGTGCCAATGACATTGAAGCGCCCGGGCAGGATTGCCGTCGCGCCCAGGAAGACCGCAGCCAGCGCCGGGAACAGCAGGTAGGTTCCGTTGTCGGCGTTTGCCCCGCCGGTGCGTGCTGCCAGGATCACTCCCGCGAGTCCGGCCAGTGTGCCGGAGAGGAGGAACGCGGTGTGCGTATAGCGGCGGAGCGGAAGGCCCACCAGAACCGCCGCCCGGTTGTTGGAGCCAATGGCGTAGAGGGAGCGGCCGAACGGGGTGTGGGTGAGCAGGTACCAGGCCAGAAAGACCAGGACCGCCACCACGAACACCACGCGCGGAAGCCCCAGCCAGGTGCTGCTGCCGAATGCCGTGAAGGAGGGGGCGACGCCGATAATGGCCAGGCCTCCGGTGTACCACTGGATGAGCCCGCCCAGCAGGGTGGCCATGCCCAGGGTGGACACGAAGGCGTTCATCTCAAAGCGTGCCACCAGCAGCCCGTTGACGAGGCCCACCGCGGCGGCTGCGGCCACGCCGAGCAGGCAGGACAGCCACAGCGGCAGCGAAAAATGAGCCATGGACGCGGCGGTCACCACGCTGCTCAGGACCGCGATACCGCCCACTGAGAAGTCGAAGTGGCCGGCGACGAGAGGAAAAATCAACGCGATGGCGACAAGCGTGACAACGGACTGGTTTGCCAGCACCACTGAAACGTTCGCTCCGCTTAGGAAGACCGACGAGCTGGCCGGGAACACTCCGAAAAAGACAATAATGAGGACCAGCAGCAGCGGCAGCGCAAACCGCTCCAGCCGGGTGCCCAGAGGTGTGCGGTGCCGTTGGGGAGCAGCCTCCGCCGGGCTGGAGGCAGCCGGATCCGCTGTGGCGGAAACCGG
Proteins encoded:
- a CDS encoding amidohydrolase family protein; this encodes MSVPQAQAQAQRPAAAPLVDVHAHVVLPELQGFVAASAPAEFAAAQELDARRQGPVSAEHSGAMIRERWPRLVDLSRRLADMDAAGIDVQLVSPSPSHYYYFAEPDVGAEIARRANTAMMELVESAPDRLAGLGLVPLQHPDLMVAALEHAVQECGLYGVEIGSYAPGRDRIAGQGPNEGTVELSDVRLEPFWARAEELGAIIFLHPFGCSLDERLDRFYLANTVSQPAENAVALSHLIFAGVLDRYPGLRLIAAHGGGYLPTTLGRSDHAWRVRPEARGSAEPPSSYMKRMWFDSLTHSPAELRALVAAAGADRILMGSDYPFDMGSEDPTGEVRAAGLSPEDEQGILTENAAALGIRPGHAAHSKAMSGEGTGDDG
- a CDS encoding fumarylacetoacetate hydrolase family protein, producing the protein MVKIARWTNGGEVHSGFIQEDLAYRLPAGQTTNHLLDAGLEETLQIAERTIEGAGESGAGAPSPLSDVVLLAPLVPASMRDFVAFEEHVEGIRKTIEGAGGVMEEWYEAPTFYFTNPHTIRATGEEIGIPAGCSQLDFETEVAAVIGRVPGSSGANLSAEEAHRHIFGYTVFNDWSARDLQRREMKVSLGPCKGKDFAGTLGPWIVTADEFAAKHDPEGFLGLAMSVDVNGERVGEDLLSNMGWPFAELVAYASQDSRVLPGDVLGSGTCGSGCLAELWGRHGSVTPPPLQTGDTVSMTVEGIGTITNTIGLRREAQTLVRARPRPRLPRAHDGAGIAGAAGIAGVAGG
- a CDS encoding LysR family transcriptional regulator; translated protein: MKSIDLNLLPTLQTLLRLRNVSRTADHLQLSQPATSAALARLRRYFDDELLVRAGRQFELTPLAQELVPLVDDAIQNLDRVTGIRSRFDPLTSDREFAIAASDYATTMAVEPLRRILQVEAPGVSVNFVPTSMMPFHQADFTRCDLIVGPAGYALPGESKPVFRDSFVAVVDSGNPVLAGDLIRAEDLGSLHHAVGSFGESIKTPADLFWESLGIERKVAASVSGLLALPLLVEGTDLVALVPKMLAQRAQRGAGISIIEFPVEAEPMLVEAMFWHTTRSEDPASRWLRSVVQRACAQLHGNLAGGEATRVAVMGDARPAVQRG
- a CDS encoding ABC transporter permease; the protein is MDATHTPPADSSDTRQVPVSATADPAASSPAEAAPQRHRTPLGTRLERFALPLLLVLIIVFFGVFPASSSVFLSGANVSVVLANQSVVTLVAIALIFPLVAGHFDFSVGGIAVLSSVVTAASMAHFSLPLWLSCLLGVAAAAAVGLVNGLLVARFEMNAFVSTLGMATLLGGLIQWYTGGLAIIGVAPSFTAFGSSTWLGLPRVVFVVAVLVFLAWYLLTHTPFGRSLYAIGSNNRAAVLVGLPLRRYTHTAFLLSGTLAGLAGVILAARTGGANADNGTYLLFPALAAVFLGATAILPGRFNVIGTVFGVLFVAVSVSGLTLSGAANWVDQVFNGVALLVAVGLSSYLGRRRSGQTT